The Vibrio rhizosphaerae genome includes a region encoding these proteins:
- a CDS encoding phenylacetate--CoA ligase family protein yields the protein MYAIFKDELVKQAKDIFQQHKKFENGEYSQQQLIDHQEKNLKEVLKYVIKGSGFYQEHLSGITLSDIDKFSLAALSTLPFTTKNDLRENRSFLASAPLDKSWIYYETTGTTGAPTPCPRSEIDSIYNNTPLILRYGQIFQQHGDKHIVGVMGPTELHSTGDTFEDVFRSLGHSVVKMWPRSPVVGMNRAMALINELQITALVCTPAVAINLARYLKKHHVSPTETSVRVILTLGELTTPALLRNIGETWGAQVYNCMYASQESSILAVCDRDQSLYTVPMNNYYELVEPNSGEVIPASEAETRGELVITHLYQGQKPLIRYRTGDMVRATLMSDGRLKIVPIGRVRDTLVLGGRNYCAWDIEAALLEKLTGCLDYAIQIDEKNGVDHLNIIVELIEDVPQQAVMLAQTKAYMSEKIRHVEIDIQVGETTNITSTSAMVSWKAARLHDLRAQGDNADRDAAIALLGRGFQ from the coding sequence ATGTATGCGATTTTTAAAGATGAATTGGTAAAACAAGCAAAAGATATTTTCCAACAGCATAAGAAATTTGAAAATGGTGAATATTCTCAACAACAGCTGATTGATCATCAAGAAAAAAATCTTAAAGAAGTTCTGAAATATGTCATCAAAGGTTCTGGTTTTTATCAAGAACACTTATCAGGAATAACATTATCAGATATCGATAAATTTTCTCTTGCTGCGTTGAGCACCTTACCATTTACCACGAAGAATGATCTCCGTGAAAATAGAAGTTTTCTGGCTTCTGCGCCACTCGATAAAAGCTGGATATACTACGAAACAACCGGAACGACCGGCGCACCCACACCATGTCCCCGAAGTGAAATAGACTCGATTTATAATAATACGCCCCTGATTCTCCGCTACGGGCAAATTTTTCAACAGCATGGCGATAAACATATTGTTGGCGTTATGGGGCCAACCGAGTTGCACTCGACAGGTGATACATTTGAAGATGTCTTCCGCAGTTTAGGTCATAGTGTGGTCAAAATGTGGCCGCGCTCTCCGGTTGTCGGCATGAATCGCGCCATGGCTCTCATCAATGAGTTACAGATTACGGCACTCGTGTGTACGCCTGCCGTGGCTATCAATCTCGCCCGATACCTCAAGAAACATCATGTGTCGCCGACAGAAACTAGCGTGCGCGTCATTCTGACATTAGGCGAATTAACCACACCAGCTTTACTACGTAATATCGGCGAGACATGGGGAGCACAGGTATACAACTGTATGTACGCATCTCAGGAATCTTCTATTTTGGCTGTCTGTGACCGCGACCAATCCCTCTACACCGTCCCAATGAATAACTACTATGAATTAGTCGAACCGAACAGTGGTGAAGTGATTCCGGCTTCTGAAGCCGAAACCAGAGGTGAGTTGGTAATTACTCACTTATATCAGGGACAAAAACCTCTGATTCGCTATCGTACCGGTGATATGGTCAGAGCAACCCTGATGTCTGATGGTCGGCTGAAAATTGTTCCGATTGGTCGAGTTAGGGATACCCTAGTGTTAGGTGGCCGCAATTATTGTGCATGGGATATCGAGGCTGCTCTGTTAGAAAAGCTGACCGGTTGTTTAGACTACGCCATTCAGATTGATGAAAAAAACGGTGTCGATCACTTAAATATCATTGTTGAGTTAATCGAAGACGTCCCGCAACAAGCTGTGATGCTCGCACAAACTAAAGCGTATATGTCGGAAAAAATCAGACATGTTGAGATCGATATTCAGGTTGGTGAAACCACCAATATTACCAGTACATCTGCCATGGTCAGTTGGAAAGCAGCCAGACTACATGATTTAAGAGCGCAAGGTGATAACGCTGACCGTGACGCAGCTATTGCACTATTAGGGAGGGGATTTCAATAA
- a CDS encoding branched-chain amino acid transaminase, protein MTNIVTEVAPRQHQSAIHHPYIYLDGEYRPAAEASIPITTQAFNYGTGVFEGIRAYLSEDKRALNVFQLDAHIERFINSSKLLLIDQLPSHQEMKAVILELLRKNQANTDCYIRPIAFKKNLLPGQGFGVKLSGVSSGLAINSLNMPSVSAQKSLRCTISNWRRVSDNSIPARAKITGSYINSALAMESAHRAGYDDAIMLNIHGNIAEATTSNVFLVKKNKLITPAINSHILEGITRSTVIDLATAELGIEVEERDISPSELFAANECFLTGTGMEVSPVQQIDHCDFNSAEPHSITSEIQRLYIKSVRGQLSHCQHWLTSVN, encoded by the coding sequence ATGACCAATATCGTAACTGAAGTTGCCCCCCGTCAGCATCAATCAGCTATCCACCACCCATACATCTATCTGGATGGTGAATATCGACCTGCGGCAGAGGCTTCAATTCCAATTACAACCCAGGCATTCAATTATGGCACCGGCGTTTTTGAAGGAATTCGGGCTTATCTCTCCGAAGACAAGCGTGCTTTAAATGTATTTCAGTTAGATGCGCATATTGAACGGTTCATCAATTCTTCAAAACTCCTGTTAATTGATCAGTTGCCGTCTCATCAGGAGATGAAAGCCGTTATTCTCGAGCTACTGAGAAAAAATCAGGCCAATACAGATTGCTATATCCGCCCAATCGCTTTTAAAAAGAATCTCCTTCCTGGGCAAGGGTTCGGCGTCAAACTCTCCGGTGTCAGTTCAGGGCTTGCGATTAATAGTTTAAACATGCCATCGGTATCAGCACAAAAAAGCTTGCGCTGTACCATTTCAAACTGGAGAAGGGTTTCCGATAATTCGATTCCGGCACGCGCAAAAATTACGGGTAGCTATATCAATTCAGCACTCGCAATGGAGTCGGCGCACCGCGCTGGATATGATGATGCGATCATGCTCAATATTCACGGCAATATTGCAGAAGCCACCACGTCGAATGTCTTCTTAGTTAAGAAAAATAAACTCATTACTCCTGCGATTAATTCCCACATTCTTGAAGGAATTACCCGAAGCACGGTGATAGATTTAGCGACAGCAGAATTAGGTATTGAAGTTGAAGAGAGAGATATTTCACCCTCAGAACTCTTTGCCGCAAATGAGTGTTTCCTGACCGGAACCGGGATGGAAGTTTCCCCCGTACAGCAGATTGATCACTGTGACTTCAATAGTGCAGAACCACACAGTATTACCTCAGAAATTCAACGTTTGTATATCAAATCGGTTCGAGGACAACTGAGTCATTGTCAACACTGGTTAACGAGTGTGAATTGA
- a CDS encoding type 2 periplasmic-binding domain-containing protein yields MNTHFMDMGLVHATCHPVYTLGPSGTSSESASKYFCMRMKEFYSDSLNPINLNETYEQARDNTKQDNGLLVVANAYQKINDFYMDSHLNLLATFVFDTPLYGIATNRSLPRRPLRIASHPAPIPLIHELLPPGLQIETIIEKNSTSEAANAVTQQEADVALTTEIAANLHNLSFISKVRPIHMLWSVFGCHPSK; encoded by the coding sequence ATGAACACGCATTTTATGGACATGGGGCTTGTTCATGCAACATGTCACCCTGTTTATACGTTAGGCCCATCAGGGACAAGTAGTGAATCTGCTTCAAAATATTTTTGTATGCGGATGAAGGAATTCTATTCTGACAGTTTGAATCCCATCAATCTGAATGAAACTTATGAGCAGGCACGCGATAATACTAAACAAGACAACGGATTACTGGTTGTTGCCAATGCCTATCAAAAAATTAATGATTTCTACATGGACTCTCATTTGAATCTGTTAGCAACATTTGTTTTTGATACACCTTTATATGGGATAGCAACCAATCGTTCACTACCGCGTCGGCCACTGAGAATTGCCTCTCATCCTGCACCCATACCGTTAATTCATGAACTGCTTCCTCCAGGTTTGCAGATAGAAACAATTATTGAGAAGAATTCCACCAGCGAAGCTGCCAATGCCGTTACTCAACAAGAAGCCGATGTTGCCTTAACAACAGAAATTGCAGCAAATCTGCACAATTTATCGTTTATATCCAAGGTTCGTCCCATCCATATGTTGTGGTCGGTATTTGGCTGTCATCCGTCGAAATAA
- a CDS encoding carboxymuconolactone decarboxylase family protein, which produces MIDMKLHTIDSAPDGSRPLLQSSIDNFGWIPNQSAYMAESPDLLASYQFAHDRFSQCSLNEAEKAVVWLTTGVINQCPYTIKAHRWIAIHNGVASDIVDKIIRHPAQLPTRLAELHQFTQAVILSQGTIPKDKASHFLAAGFTRQNMLDVILGISQKTMSTLLNSLADTPVETQFMDTAEA; this is translated from the coding sequence ATGATAGACATGAAACTACATACGATTGACAGTGCACCGGATGGCAGTCGTCCGCTACTGCAAAGTTCAATTGATAATTTCGGCTGGATCCCCAACCAAAGTGCATACATGGCTGAATCCCCCGATCTGCTGGCTTCTTATCAGTTTGCACATGACCGCTTTTCACAATGCTCTCTCAATGAAGCAGAGAAAGCAGTTGTCTGGCTGACAACCGGGGTGATTAACCAGTGCCCTTATACGATTAAAGCGCATCGCTGGATTGCAATTCACAACGGTGTCGCAAGTGATATTGTTGATAAGATCATCCGTCATCCGGCACAACTCCCGACACGACTAGCCGAACTTCATCAATTTACGCAAGCAGTCATTCTCTCGCAAGGTACCATTCCGAAAGACAAAGCCAGCCATTTTCTGGCCGCTGGCTTCACGCGACAAAATATGCTTGATGTTATTTTAGGTATCTCCCAGAAAACCATGTCCACCTTACTCAATAGTCTGGCAGATACTCCTGTTGAAACACAATTTATGGATACGGCCGAGGCATAA
- a CDS encoding ornithine cyclodeaminase family protein, which produces MHYFNREHVEQTIAIPLAIELSQIAFALQSQGKVTQSVRSIIPAPDGRLMGTMPAYISESKYAGFGLKSVLVDFNPHHGSSSHEGCILLFDEQANGHMVAVDAGAITELRTAAASAWATHLLAPQHATKLAILGSGLQARQHLLTMLAVRPIQQVTIWGRNQTSVDQFTTWCAGHPTLNNVEIKIAETPAKAVSDADIICTVTAARAPLLQLCDLPQNCHINAIGASAIGFQELDPAIYGAVEHYVDSRESCWNASQCLQQAKEKGYISANHVSQEIGELGAHRLEKRPERTLFKSVGLAVQDLVFAREVLYQNQ; this is translated from the coding sequence ATGCATTATTTTAATCGAGAGCATGTTGAACAAACGATTGCTATCCCACTTGCCATTGAGTTGAGTCAAATTGCATTTGCTTTACAAAGTCAGGGGAAAGTAACGCAGTCGGTCAGGAGTATTATTCCGGCACCCGACGGACGATTGATGGGGACAATGCCAGCTTATATATCCGAGAGCAAATATGCAGGTTTTGGTCTGAAATCGGTCTTAGTCGATTTTAATCCACATCATGGCTCATCTTCTCATGAGGGATGCATCCTGCTATTTGATGAACAGGCCAATGGACATATGGTGGCAGTTGATGCCGGCGCAATCACCGAACTCAGAACAGCCGCAGCTTCAGCTTGGGCAACACATTTACTTGCACCACAGCACGCAACCAAGCTTGCTATTCTGGGCTCTGGCCTGCAAGCTCGTCAACACTTACTCACCATGCTTGCCGTACGCCCAATTCAGCAAGTGACAATCTGGGGCAGAAATCAAACCAGTGTCGATCAGTTTACCACATGGTGTGCTGGGCATCCCACCCTCAACAACGTTGAGATAAAAATCGCAGAAACACCAGCCAAAGCAGTCTCAGACGCAGATATCATTTGTACGGTAACGGCTGCCCGAGCCCCATTGCTGCAGCTTTGTGACTTACCACAAAACTGCCATATCAATGCGATCGGAGCATCAGCAATTGGATTTCAAGAACTGGATCCGGCGATCTATGGGGCAGTTGAACACTATGTCGATTCACGAGAATCATGCTGGAATGCCTCTCAGTGTCTTCAGCAAGCCAAAGAGAAAGGATACATATCTGCCAATCATGTCAGTCAAGAAATTGGTGAATTAGGAGCGCATCGCCTAGAGAAGCGCCCTGAGCGCACGTTGTTTAAATCAGTGGGACTGGCGGTCCAAGATCTTGTTTTTGCCAGAGAAGTACTCTACCAGAATCAATAA
- a CDS encoding LysE family translocator, which translates to MLESTQIFAYIAALGIAAAIPGPGMTALVARSVSGGAITGFTMLAGLILGDLIYLSFAVFGLAVIAHHFSTLFTLISWASSLYLAWLAWQFITCKPESIQIDQKVSRRALTSAWLSGFTITLGNPKTIAFYLAILPLVITLDTVSIQTWGLLLVPLTIAVLIAVGSIFILGALKVRRFLASQNAQMLLFRSAGIMMLAAAGSMIAKTL; encoded by the coding sequence ATGTTAGAATCAACACAAATATTTGCCTATATTGCCGCCCTAGGCATCGCGGCAGCAATTCCGGGGCCGGGAATGACCGCCTTGGTCGCCCGCAGTGTGAGCGGTGGGGCAATCACTGGGTTTACGATGTTGGCCGGGTTGATTCTGGGAGATTTGATCTATCTTTCATTTGCGGTATTCGGACTTGCCGTGATCGCCCATCACTTCAGCACTTTATTCACACTGATCAGTTGGGCGTCCTCTCTCTATCTGGCTTGGCTGGCATGGCAGTTTATTACCTGTAAACCGGAAAGTATTCAGATTGATCAAAAAGTTTCCAGACGGGCACTGACTTCCGCGTGGCTTTCCGGTTTCACCATTACTTTAGGTAACCCTAAGACGATCGCATTCTATCTGGCAATCTTACCGCTGGTCATTACCTTGGATACGGTGTCGATACAAACATGGGGACTGTTACTGGTACCACTGACCATTGCGGTATTAATCGCCGTCGGTTCCATCTTTATTTTGGGGGCACTGAAGGTCAGACGATTCCTTGCCAGCCAAAACGCGCAGATGCTGCTTTTTCGCAGCGCAGGCATCATGATGCTCGCTGCGGCAGGGAGTATGATCGCCAAGACACTCTAA
- a CDS encoding GlxA family transcriptional regulator, with amino-acid sequence MINAASSIYQVAIYLPGGYSWYAIGSLEAPFRVANEILGEEKFRCVYVIPDDCSESARLPHSILWSDAVVCDLLAVVCESVPNETISPLEKKKLQHFYQQGTTILASYAGVFWLADSGLLNHQRAAVHWSLMDTFSERYESVELSDHLYERHNRLITTAGFAATLDCLVDFLEETEGKELAYAVSDQLCMDRIRPAQERQRLPFKQFGGDIQPRLTMAVELMENNLEEPLSTDEIAEFVHISRRQLERLFKRYLDTMPARYYLQLRLKRARQLLLTTHTSIVQIGLLCGFSSGPHFSSAYKAYYHITPRDERSKMLQTK; translated from the coding sequence ATGATAAATGCTGCCTCATCGATTTACCAAGTCGCGATCTATTTGCCCGGTGGTTACTCCTGGTATGCCATTGGATCGTTAGAAGCCCCTTTTCGCGTGGCCAATGAGATTCTCGGTGAAGAGAAGTTCCGATGTGTTTATGTCATACCGGATGACTGCTCTGAATCTGCTCGCTTACCCCACTCGATTCTATGGTCTGATGCTGTTGTATGTGACTTGCTGGCAGTGGTTTGTGAGTCGGTACCGAATGAGACGATATCACCGCTGGAAAAGAAAAAACTGCAACATTTTTATCAGCAGGGAACCACCATTCTGGCAAGCTACGCCGGTGTTTTTTGGCTTGCTGACAGCGGATTACTGAATCATCAGCGTGCCGCAGTTCATTGGTCTTTAATGGATACTTTTAGCGAACGTTATGAGTCGGTTGAGTTGTCTGACCATCTGTATGAGCGTCATAACCGCTTGATCACTACGGCTGGATTCGCTGCAACACTTGATTGTCTCGTCGATTTTCTTGAAGAAACCGAAGGTAAAGAACTGGCCTACGCTGTTTCTGATCAGCTGTGTATGGATCGCATTCGTCCGGCACAAGAGCGACAGCGATTACCATTCAAGCAGTTTGGCGGGGATATTCAACCTCGTTTGACGATGGCGGTTGAACTGATGGAAAACAATCTTGAAGAACCGCTGTCCACCGATGAAATTGCCGAATTCGTTCATATTTCTCGCCGCCAGCTTGAACGTTTGTTCAAGCGTTATCTCGATACCATGCCAGCACGCTATTACCTTCAACTGCGCCTGAAGCGGGCACGTCAACTGTTGCTGACGACCCATACTTCAATTGTTCAAATTGGGTTATTGTGTGGTTTTTCCAGTGGCCCGCATTTTTCCAGTGCCTATAAAGCCTATTATCACATCACACCACGCGATGAACGTTCGAAAATGTTACAGACGAAATAG
- the hisP gene encoding histidine ABC transporter ATP-binding protein HisP — MQNTKLAVSELHKKYGQHEVIKGVSLQANAGDVISIIGSSGSGKSTLLRCLNFLEKPSAGAIYINGQEIQTKRDSDGQLKVCDHKQLQLLRTKLTMVFQHFNLWSHMTVLENVMIAPVQVLGVSKQEARERAIAYLNKVGIDERAQQSYPTHLSGGQQQRVSIARALAMEPEVLLFDEPTSALDPELVGEVLKIMQQLAEEGKTMIVVTHEMGFARHVSNHVIFLHQGKIEEEGDPEEVFGQPKSERLQQFLSGALK, encoded by the coding sequence ATGCAAAACACAAAACTGGCCGTCAGTGAGCTTCATAAAAAGTACGGTCAGCATGAGGTCATTAAAGGCGTGTCTTTACAGGCGAATGCCGGTGACGTCATCAGTATCATCGGATCATCCGGATCGGGCAAAAGTACCCTCTTACGCTGTTTGAATTTTCTTGAGAAACCTTCGGCCGGTGCAATATATATCAATGGCCAAGAGATCCAGACCAAGCGCGATTCAGACGGGCAGCTCAAAGTCTGTGACCACAAACAGTTGCAACTCTTGCGTACCAAGTTAACGATGGTATTCCAGCATTTTAACTTGTGGAGCCATATGACGGTGCTGGAAAATGTCATGATTGCGCCGGTTCAGGTTTTGGGTGTCAGCAAACAGGAAGCACGGGAAAGAGCAATCGCTTATCTCAATAAAGTTGGGATCGATGAACGGGCGCAACAAAGCTATCCGACCCATTTATCCGGCGGGCAGCAACAGCGCGTGTCAATTGCCCGGGCTTTGGCAATGGAACCGGAAGTGTTGTTGTTCGATGAACCGACTTCTGCACTGGATCCTGAGCTGGTCGGTGAGGTACTGAAGATTATGCAGCAACTCGCTGAAGAAGGGAAAACCATGATCGTGGTGACACATGAGATGGGATTTGCCCGACATGTTTCAAATCATGTCATTTTTCTGCATCAGGGGAAAATTGAAGAAGAAGGTGATCCGGAAGAGGTGTTTGGTCAGCCGAAAAGTGAGCGTTTGCAGCAGTTTCTTTCCGGTGCCTTAAAATAA
- a CDS encoding ABC transporter permease gives MIEILERYGKAFLWSDGYHFTGVAVTLWLLVISVSLGFIVSIPLSLARVSKNRWLSLPVWLFSYLFRGTPLYVQLLIFYTGVYTLGFVRSTEFLNWFFRSGYNCTIFALFLNTCAYTLEIFAGAIRETSQGEIEAAKAYGFSRWKRYRCIVLPSALRRAIPAYSNEVIIMLHSTSLAFTATVPDILKIARDVNAATYKSFHAFGIAAILYLVISFLLVALFRRAEKKWLRHLHPIPVKH, from the coding sequence ATGATTGAAATACTTGAACGCTACGGAAAAGCATTTTTATGGTCGGATGGGTACCACTTTACCGGTGTTGCCGTGACACTGTGGTTATTGGTTATTTCTGTGTCACTGGGATTCATTGTCTCGATCCCATTGTCACTGGCCCGGGTGTCTAAAAACCGTTGGCTGTCATTACCGGTCTGGCTATTTTCATATCTTTTCCGTGGTACACCGCTGTATGTGCAGTTGCTGATTTTTTACACGGGGGTATACACATTGGGATTCGTCCGCTCGACGGAGTTTCTCAACTGGTTTTTCCGTAGTGGTTACAACTGCACGATTTTTGCGTTGTTTCTCAATACCTGTGCCTACACGCTTGAGATTTTTGCGGGTGCAATCCGTGAAACCAGTCAGGGCGAAATTGAAGCAGCGAAAGCATACGGTTTCTCTCGTTGGAAGCGCTACCGATGCATTGTGCTTCCTTCAGCATTGCGTCGCGCGATTCCTGCATATAGTAATGAAGTCATCATCATGCTTCATTCGACATCTTTAGCATTTACAGCAACGGTGCCTGATATTTTGAAAATCGCCCGGGATGTGAATGCGGCAACATACAAATCATTTCATGCCTTTGGGATTGCTGCCATACTTTATTTAGTAATTTCATTTTTGCTGGTGGCGTTGTTCCGGCGGGCAGAAAAGAAATGGTTGCGTCACTTGCATCCGATACCAGTCAAACATTAG
- a CDS encoding ABC transporter permease, translated as MLYGYGGIIFDGAIMTIELAVLSVIFSIILGLIGACAKLFGSRPVIALAHVYTTLIRGIPDLVLMMLIFYGLQLGLNQITESLGWQQINIDPFTAGVLTIGFIYGAYLTETFRGAFLAVPKGQIEAGTAYGFTPWQVFRVILFPQMMRHALPGLSNNWLVILKSTALVSIIGLADVVKATQMAGKGTYQLFYFTIVAAVVYLIFTTLSNLAFYWLERRYAYSHRGRLS; from the coding sequence ATGCTTTATGGATATGGTGGCATCATCTTTGATGGTGCAATCATGACGATTGAACTGGCTGTTCTTTCGGTAATTTTCTCAATTATTCTGGGATTGATCGGGGCTTGTGCCAAGCTGTTTGGTAGCCGTCCGGTGATCGCGCTTGCTCATGTTTATACCACATTGATTCGTGGCATTCCTGATTTGGTACTGATGATGCTGATTTTTTACGGCTTACAGTTGGGGCTCAATCAAATCACCGAATCTCTGGGATGGCAACAAATTAACATTGACCCCTTCACAGCCGGCGTTTTGACCATTGGTTTCATTTACGGTGCCTATCTGACGGAAACGTTTCGCGGCGCTTTTCTGGCGGTTCCCAAAGGCCAGATTGAAGCTGGCACGGCTTATGGTTTTACCCCATGGCAAGTGTTCCGGGTGATTCTTTTCCCGCAGATGATGCGCCATGCTCTGCCGGGGTTATCCAATAACTGGCTGGTGATCCTCAAATCAACTGCGCTGGTTTCGATTATCGGCCTTGCCGATGTGGTGAAGGCAACGCAGATGGCCGGGAAAGGCACCTATCAGTTGTTCTACTTTACGATTGTTGCTGCGGTGGTTTATCTGATTTTTACTACTTTATCAAATCTGGCATTTTATTGGCTGGAGCGTCGCTACGCATACAGTCATAGAGGTCGTTTGTCATGA
- a CDS encoding ABC transporter substrate-binding protein — MKRITNLSLLLLTLAAPFVQAADQPLVRLGVEPGYAPFEMKKPDGTLTGFDIDLGKEICKRIDAHCVWVESDFDGLIPSLKAKKIDAILSSMSITPQRQQEIDFTDKLYGTPARLIAPKGVTLQPTAASLGGKRVGVFQGTTAETYAKEQWAPKGVDVVTYQNQDQVYADLVNGRLDAAFQDAVAASDGFLNRPVGKGFAFSGPEVNDEKYFGVGAGIGVRKTDQALKNKINAALSDMLKDGTYDAIAKQYFDFDIYGK; from the coding sequence ATGAAAAGAATAACGAATTTGAGTCTGTTGCTACTGACTCTCGCTGCTCCTTTTGTCCAGGCCGCGGATCAGCCGCTGGTTCGATTGGGTGTTGAGCCTGGATATGCACCTTTTGAGATGAAGAAGCCAGACGGCACTCTGACCGGATTTGATATCGATTTAGGCAAAGAAATCTGTAAGCGAATTGATGCGCACTGTGTCTGGGTTGAAAGTGACTTCGATGGCTTGATTCCTTCACTGAAAGCGAAAAAAATTGATGCAATTCTCTCTTCTATGTCGATCACGCCGCAGCGTCAGCAGGAAATTGACTTTACCGACAAACTGTATGGTACGCCTGCTCGTTTAATTGCGCCGAAAGGGGTGACTCTGCAACCGACAGCCGCGTCATTGGGTGGCAAACGGGTCGGTGTTTTTCAGGGAACCACGGCTGAAACTTATGCCAAAGAGCAATGGGCACCGAAAGGGGTCGATGTTGTGACTTACCAGAATCAGGATCAAGTCTATGCCGATTTAGTCAACGGGCGTCTTGATGCTGCATTTCAGGATGCCGTTGCTGCGAGCGATGGCTTCTTGAACCGTCCAGTCGGCAAAGGTTTTGCATTCAGTGGCCCGGAAGTCAATGATGAAAAATACTTTGGTGTCGGTGCAGGGATCGGGGTGCGTAAAACTGATCAGGCACTCAAAAATAAAATCAACGCGGCTTTAAGCGACATGCTGAAAGATGGCACTTATGATGCCATTGCTAAACAATACTTTGATTTTGATATCTACGGTAAATAA
- a CDS encoding glutathione S-transferase family protein, giving the protein MELYIGNKNYSTWSLRPWILLAQSDIPFDEVQLPLDTPQFYAALSSVTPTLKVPCLIDGDITVWDSLAICEYINDTYLAGKAWPADPKDKANARSLAAEMHSGFPALRREAPMNIRATRSLTLSDAAQQDLKRIEDIFAGQMARFADQGGWLFGQYSIADAMFAPVVMRLKTYRLSFGEVAQKYVNHVLSCPVLQQWIDAALDETEIVEIDEAGEPVKE; this is encoded by the coding sequence ATGGAGCTATACATCGGTAATAAAAATTATTCGACCTGGTCACTCAGACCGTGGATTTTATTAGCACAATCAGATATTCCATTCGACGAAGTTCAGTTACCGCTTGATACACCACAGTTTTATGCTGCGCTGTCATCCGTGACACCAACGCTAAAAGTCCCTTGTCTGATCGATGGTGACATTACCGTATGGGATTCGCTCGCGATCTGTGAATATATCAATGATACCTATCTTGCAGGAAAAGCTTGGCCAGCCGACCCTAAAGATAAGGCCAATGCCCGTTCACTGGCAGCAGAAATGCATTCAGGTTTTCCGGCCCTGCGTCGTGAAGCACCAATGAATATTCGTGCAACTCGTTCACTGACTTTGTCTGATGCTGCACAACAGGATCTCAAGCGGATTGAAGACATTTTTGCCGGACAGATGGCGCGTTTTGCCGATCAGGGCGGATGGCTTTTCGGCCAGTACTCTATTGCTGATGCGATGTTTGCACCGGTTGTGATGCGTTTAAAAACGTATCGGCTGAGTTTCGGAGAAGTGGCACAGAAATATGTGAATCATGTATTATCGTGTCCGGTGTTGCAGCAATGGATTGATGCGGCGCTTGACGAAACTGAAATTGTTGAAATAGATGAAGCCGGAGAGCCTGTCAAGGAATGA